A genome region from Bombilactobacillus bombi includes the following:
- a CDS encoding N-acetylmuramoyl-L-alanine amidase family protein — MSKARQVPKLLQIVVAFAAFLLSLSGAHNVHAQTINEYIEQNNIQPNEIHRVNGTFDQMFGYRNGVGRPEGVVIHETATPGASAWNEVTYFNREWRNAQTYVHAFADANNILQIHDTDYGVWGAGPWANSRMIQIELCEENTREDFARSVNNQAYFTAVMLKRYGLTPSLADGKGSGTIWSHNAINQYHPSAGGHTDPIGYFNKWGYTMWQFYELVQYHYGHLNGSTPVGGNATGNSQSKNGIIRINTGINYSYLYERQSDGSLVRIPDRSLTAGTSWQTDQSVNYQGETYYRVSTNEWAKGSECTVTKAIAQ, encoded by the coding sequence ATGAGTAAAGCACGACAAGTACCAAAGCTTTTACAAATTGTGGTGGCTTTCGCAGCGTTTTTGCTGAGTTTGAGTGGGGCTCACAACGTGCACGCCCAAACTATCAATGAATACATTGAGCAGAACAACATCCAGCCCAATGAAATCCATCGCGTTAATGGAACATTTGATCAAATGTTTGGTTATCGTAATGGTGTTGGCCGCCCAGAAGGGGTTGTCATCCATGAAACAGCAACTCCAGGAGCCAGCGCTTGGAATGAGGTCACCTATTTTAATCGGGAATGGCGTAATGCGCAGACTTATGTGCATGCTTTTGCAGATGCTAATAATATCTTGCAGATTCATGATACTGACTATGGCGTGTGGGGCGCTGGTCCATGGGCTAACAGCCGCATGATTCAAATTGAATTATGTGAAGAGAATACCCGAGAAGATTTTGCTCGTTCTGTTAATAATCAGGCTTATTTTACAGCAGTAATGTTGAAGCGTTACGGCTTGACTCCATCTTTAGCTGATGGCAAGGGTTCTGGAACAATCTGGTCGCATAATGCAATTAATCAGTATCATCCAAGTGCTGGTGGTCATACTGATCCTATTGGTTACTTTAATAAATGGGGCTACACCATGTGGCAGTTCTATGAATTGGTTCAGTATCATTATGGACATTTAAATGGATCTACACCAGTTGGCGGTAATGCTACTGGTAATAGTCAATCTAAAAATGGTATTATTAGAATCAATACTGGCATTAATTATAGTTACTTATATGAACGTCAATCAGATGGTTCTTTAGTTAGAATTCCTGATCGTTCATTAACAGCTGGTACTAGTTGGCAGACTGATCAATCTGTTAATTATCAAGGCGA